CGACCATCACCTCGACCACATCCGCTTCCACCATCGCACGGCGAATCTCGCCCTCGCTGTTCAGGTTGGACGACATGCTGCCGTTGGCCAGCACCACGCCGGCCTGTCCGCGCGGGCCTAGGTGGTGCAGGATGTGCTGCAACCAAGCGTAGTTGGCGTTGCCCGCGGGCGGGGTGCCATGCACCCAGCGCTTGTCGTCCAGCAGGCGGCCGCCGCCCCAGTCGCTGATATTGAATGGCGGGTTGGCCAGCACGTAGTCGGCTTTCAAGTCGGGGTGCTGGTCGCGGTGGAAGGTGTCGGCCGGCTCTTTGCCGAGGTTGAAGTCCATGCCCCGGATGGCCAAGTTCATGGCCACTAGGCGCCAAGTGGTCGGGTTGGCTTCCTGCCCATAGATGGAGATATCGCCGAACTTGCCACCGTGGCTTTCGATGAACTTCTCGCTCTGTACGAACATGCCGCCCGAGCCGCAGCAGGGGTCGTACACCTTGCCCTTGTGTGGCGCCAACACCTCCACCAGCACCTTCACCACGCTGGCCGGCGTGTAGAACTGGCCGCCCTTCTTGCCTTCGGCGTTGGCGAACTGGCCTAGGAAGTATTCGTACACCTCGCCCAGCAGATCCTTGGCCTGATGCCCCTCGCTGGACGTGAAGCCGATGGTAGAGATGAGGTCGATGAGCTCGCCCAGCTTGCCCGGTTCCAGCTGCGCGCGGCCGAAGCGCTTATCTAGAATGCCCTTTAGGCGCGGGTTGTCGGCCTCGATGGCGTCCAGCGCTCCGTCGATGCGCGTGCCGATATCGGCCTGCTTGGCTTTGGCGCGGATGGTCTCCCAGCGTGCAGGCCCCGGCACCCAGAAGCAGTTGACCATGGTGTAGTAGTCGCGCTCCTCGGTGGCCAAGGCACGGTCGTCGTCGGGAAGGTAGAGATCGTGCGACTCGTCGGCGAACGCGGCATCAAGCTCGGCGCGGCGCTCGTCGAACGCGTCGCTGATGTACTTCAAAAAAATCAGGCCCAAGACAATGTGCTTGTACTCGGCTGCGTCCATCGACGAGCGCAGCTTGTCTGCGGCGGTCCAGAGGGTCTTTTTCAGGTCTTGGTTCATCGCTCTCCCACTCTGTTGCCTGTGCCATCAAGGCCGGGCTATCTTGCTTTTGCCCACCGCGGCGGCCGGTGACGGTGTATGCCCATGTGCGCGGCAGTGCACTAGCGATTTTCGTAGCATAACTGATTGGTGCCGAATCACCGTCTACCCAAGCCGCGTTCATCGGTCGGCGGCAATCCCCCCAAGGGTGCCACCCTAGGCGCGAAACACCCGCGTTGCCTCCGAAAAAAATAGAACGGCGGCCTTGAGCAACACAACGCCACGCCTGAGATCGTGGCGCCAATTGTGTCATTTTCTCAAGCGATAATGGCTGCGTGAACCACGCACCAGAACCGATATCGTTCGAGCTTCCAGCCAAAAAAATCAGCACCCAACGGGCCAGCCGACCCATTGTCGGCGCGGCGGCGGCGCTGTCGATCTCGATTCCCCATGCCATAGGCGTCGGGCTGCTGGCTTTTGCGCCGTTGGCCACCCTGGGCTCGTTTAGTTTTCTCGCTCTGTGGTCGGCAGCTGTGCCTGGGGCCTTGCTCACGCTGCTGGCGCGCAGCAAGGGGGTGGTCTATGGGCCCTCGACGGCCGTGGCGCTGCTCTTTGGCGGCATGTTGGCCTTGGTGATCGATGCCGGCGCAGCGGCGTCCATAACTGCCGCACAGGCGCTGGCGATCACCGGCGTTTTCGCCGCGCTGGGTTTTGTGTTGCAAAGCCTGATTGCTTGGAGTGGCTTGGCCCGCATGGCGCGCTTCATTCCGGTTGCGGTGACGCAAGGTTTTGCGGCCGGGGTGGGCTTGTCGCTCATTTTGGCGCAGATCAAGGGGTTGTACTTCATCAGCGGCGCGCACTGGGGCGCGTTGCTGGGCTGGCACGTAGGGATCGCAATGGCTGTGGTGGCCCTCAGCCATGTGTTGCAGCGTCTGTGGCCGCGTTTTCCCACGCTGCTGATCGCCGTCACCCTAGTCGCCTTGCCGTGGCTGTTCTGGGCCCCCGGAGTCGAGCTGCGCATGGCGGCCGAGCAAGCGGTTTTTATGCTGCCCGTGGTGCCCGACTGGTGGGCTGCGCCGTGGTGGTTGGTGATCGACCGGGTGGGTTTTCAACTTGCATCGCTGGCTTTGTTGATGGCGGTGGTGAACTCGCTCGAGGTGTTGGTCTATCACCAGCATCTGGAGGTTGAGCACGGACAACGCACTGCGCATGGGCCGGTGTTGGGGCGCGAGGGGTGGGTGGGGGTGGGCTGTGCGCTGGTGGGCATGATTCCGGCCTCGACCAGCTTGTCGCGCTCGCTCACCGCACTCTTTTACACGGGCAAACCGAGCCTGCGGGCCGGGCAGTGGCACGCGCTGGCCATGATTGCCGTGGCCGTCAGCGGCTATCTGTGGCTGCCTTGGGTGCCGATGGCGGTTTTGATGGGGGCGCTGCTGATCACCGGTGTGCGCATGATTCCGCCTCCTCTGTGGGGGCTGTTCCAGACCCGCGAGGGCCGTGGGGGGCGCCTGCAGGCTTGGGTGGTGGCCTTGGTGTTCGTGGGCTCCAGCGGTGCCTTGGCGTTGCTGGCGGGTCTGCTGGTGGCCACTTTGGATCTGCTGCGCGCCTCGGGGGAGCACGCCATCCGGCGCATTCATCTGGAAGGCAAACTGCGTTCGCGCCACGTGCGCGGGCCACAGGATGAGGGCTGGCTGGCGCCACGCATGGCCACGGTGGCGGTGTTTGAGCTGCAAGGCATCGTCTCCTTTGGGGTTGCAGCCCAAGTGGTGGAGCAGGTGCGCTCCCATCTGAATGGGCACCGCTGCGTAATATTGGATGCCTCGCGCGCGCCCTCTTGGGACGAAACCGGCTGCCTGCACCTGATCGCCTTGGCGCACGAGTTGCAGAAGCAAAACGTGGCGCTGCTGCTGTGCGGCGTGCACGGTTTGGCGGCGCAACGCATGGCCCGGTTGCACACCTACATCGACCTTGACCACGCCCTCGAATGGGCCGAAGACCAGATTCTGGCCAGCCGCCCTGCAGCGGCAGCTCAGGCGGATTCGGCACAGGCGGATTCGGTGCAGGCGGATTCGGTGCAGGCGGATTCGGTGCAGGCGGCGGCGCTGGGGGAGTTGAGCGACGGGCTCGATCCCGCGCAACAAGCGGCGTTGCGTGCCCTGATGAACAGCCAGCGCTATGCGCCGGGCGCGGTCATCATCCGCCAAGGTGAGCGCGAGCGCACGCTGCTGTGGGTCGCAGCGGGTACGGTGACACTCTCGACCTCTGAAGTACCAGAACAGGGGCTGCGTTTGTCGGTGATCGGGGCCGGGGCGGTGTTTGGCGAAATGGCTTTCCTGAACGGGATCGCCCGCACCGCCTACGCCCACGCCGGTGCCCACGGTGCCGTGCTCAGCAGCTTGTCGTGGGAGCGCTTTCAGCAATGGAGCCGCGACGACCCCGAAGGCGCATTGCTTTTCATCACAGCCCTGGCGCGCATGGGCATCCGGCGCCTGGGGGGAATCTCACAAGAGCTGCGCGCCGCCATGGAGTGATGATGGGGCTTTGGCCCGACCTTGAGGCGGCGCGGCGGCCCCCAGCCATCTCCCGACCGAACAAAAAAACCGTGGGCAGCTCCAGCGGCAGGCGCGGGCGGTGTGGCTTCCAAGCGCCGACACTGGCGCTGTGGATGGCTTGCTGCGGCAAGCCCAAGCCCGCGCACAGCGCCAGCCGCGTCTGGGCTTGCAGGGTGGTCAGCAGGCTGTCGAGCAGCGCTGGGTTGCGGTACGGGGTTTCGATGCAGATTTGCGTCTGGCCGCTGCGCAGGGCCAGTGCCTCGAGCTCGCGGATGCGCTGCACGCGGGCCGTGCTTTCTTGCGGCAGGTAGCCCACAAAGGCAAACCGCTGCCCATTGAGCCCGCTGGCCGCCAGCGCCAGCATCAGCGAAACCGGCCCCACCAGCGGCGCCACGGGCAGGCCCAGCTGGTGCGCGGCGCGCAGCACCGAGGCGCCGGGGTCGGCGATGCCGGGCATGCCGGCTTCGCTCACCAGCCCCACGTCGTGGCCCTGCAAGGCTGGGGCCAGCAGGGCGGTGGCGTTGTGGCCTTGGTGGGGGTCGTGGTCGCCTTTTTTGTGCACCTCGCGCGGCAGCTCGACGATCTGCTGCGCTTGCAGCGGCTGCGACAGCGGCACCACCTGCCCGACGCGCTTGAGGAAGGCGCGCGTGCTTTTGGCGTTTTCGCACACCCAGTGCTCCAGCCGCGCAGCGGTCTGGATGGTGAGCAGGGGCAGGCTGTGCTCGAGCGGCGGGGCTGCCTCTGCCGGGTCGAGGCAGCCAAAGTCGAGCGGGGTCGGCACCAGATACAGGGTGCCCAGCGGCGCGCTGCGGCTCATGGCAACGCCACGCCGGCTTGGCGCAGCAGCTGGGCGGTGCGGATCAGGGGCAGGCCGATCAGGGCGGTGGGGTCGTCGCTTTCGATGCGCTCGAGCAAGGCGATGCCCAGCCCCTCGCTTTTGGCGCTGCCGGCGCAGTCGTAGGGTTGTTCGGCCTGCAGATAGCGCTCGATTTCATCGTCCAGCAGCGGGCGAAATTGCACCCGCACCGGCGCCAAGGCGCTGCCGCTGTAGCCGCTTTCGAGGCACACCAGCGCCACCGCAGTATGAAAGCACACGCTTTGGCCGCTCATGCGGCGCAACTGGTCGCGGGCGCGTTCGTGGTTGCCGGGTTTGCCGAGGGCTTGTGCGTGCAACTCGGCGACTTGGTCCGAGCCCAGCACCAGCGCCTGCGGGTGCCGCTCGGCCACCGCCTGCGCCTTGGCCAGGGCCAGCCGCTGGGCCAGCGCGGCCGGGGCTTCGCCGGGGAGCGGGCTTTCATCGACATCGGGCACCACCACGGCGAAGGGCAGTTGCAAGCGCTGGAGCAACTCGCGCCGGTAGGGCGAGCTCGAACCCAAAATCAAAGGGCGGTTGAGTGCGCTTGCCAAAGCGGCGGCGGGCAGGGCGGGAGAGGGCGAAAAGGGGGAGGAGGGTGCAACGGTCATGCGCCCATTATCTGATCTGCTTGCAGCCTACTTCAGGCTGCCGGCCAAAAACTGCGCCAGGCGTTCGCTTTGGGGTCGGGCCAGCACCTCGCGCGGGTCGCCTTGTTCCTCGATGCGCCCTTGGTGCAGAAAAATCAGGTGGTTAGACACTTCGCGTGCAAAGCCCATCTCGTGCGTCACCACCACCATGGTGCGGTGCTCCACGGCCAGTTGCTGCATCACGCGCAGCACCTCGCTCACCAGTTCCGGGTCCAGCGCGCTGGTGGGCTCGTCGAACAGCATCACTTCGGGCTCGACCGCCAGCGCGCGCGCAATCGCCACCCGCTGCTGCTGGCCGCCGCTCAGGTGCGCCGGGTAACGGTCTTCCACCCCGCTCAGCCCCACGCGCTCTAGGTACAGGCGCGCCGTCTGCACGGCCTGCTCGCGCGGCAGCTTGAGCAGGTGCACCGGCGCCTCGATGATGTTTTGCAGCACCGTCATGTGCGCCCAGAGGTTGAAGCTCTGGAACACCATCGCCAGCCGGGTGCGCAAGCGCTGCAACTGCTGCGCGCTGGCGGCCTCGAGCTCGCCGGTGCGCGTGGGCCGCAGGTGCAGTTCCTCACCGGCCACAATGATGCGCCCTTGGTGCGGCTTTTCCAGCAGGTTGATGCAGCGCAGCAGCGTGCTCTTGCCCGAACCCGAGCTGCCGATGATGCTGATCACGTCGCCGGCGTGCGCCTTGAGCGAGACGCCCTTGAGCACCTCGTGGCTGCCGTAGCGCTTGTGCAAGTCGATGACTTCGAGCTTGGATGGGGTGGGGAGCGACATGGATGCAAAGGAGGGGGGTTAGTGGCTGCGGGGCCGCAAGTGGCCCAGAAAGCGCCATTCCAGCGCCTTGAACACCCCCACCAGCATAAAGGTGATGCACAGGTAAATCGCAGCGGCGAACAGGAAGGCTTCGAAGGGCAGAAAAAAATCGGCGTAGATGCGGCTGGCCGCGGCCGTGAGGTCGATCAAAGCCGGCACCGTGCTGGCCAGACTGGTGCTGTGCAGCATCATCACCACCTCGTTGCCGTAGGCGGGCAGGGTGCGGCGCAAGGCGCTGGGCAGCACGATGCGGCGCTGGATCTGCCAGCGGCTCATGCCCATGGCTTGCGCGGCCTCGAGCTCGCCGGGGGCGGTTTCGCGCATGGCGCCGGCCAGCATTTCGGCGGTGTAGGCGGCGTTGTTCAGGGCCAGCGCCAGCAGGGCACAAAAAAACGCGTCCTTGAACATCGTCCAAGGCCAGACGGCATCCCAGCGCGCCTGTATCCATTCGAGCTGCGCGATGCCGTAGTAGATCAAAAAAATCTGGATCAGCAGCGGCGTGCCGCGGATGCAGTAGGTGTAGGCGCCGGCCAGCCAGCGCAGCGCCGCCACCCGGCTGGTGAGCGCCAGCGCCAGCAGCAGCGACAACGCACCGCCAAAAAACAAGGAGCCGGCCAGCAGCCAGAGCGTGGTGACCAGACCCTCGGCGTACAGCGCCAAGGTCTCGGGCAGCAGCAGCACGTCCCAGTTCACAGGCTGACCTGGGTGCTGCCCAGCGCGTAACGCCGGTTTAGGGCGCGCAGCGCCCACAGCGAAACGGTGGTGTAGGCCAGAAACACCGCCGCCGCCAGCAGCAAAAAGTAGAACGGTTCGCGCGTGGCGGCGCCGGCTTGCATGGCGTGGAAAGTCACGTCATGCAGCCCGATCAGGCTCACCAGCGCCGTGGCCTTGATCAGCACCAGCCAGTTGTTGGTGAAGCCGGGCAGGGCGTAGCGCACCATCTGCGGCAGCGTGATGCGAAAAAAGGTGCGCGCCGGGCTCATGCCAAAAGCCCAAGCGGCCTCGGCTTGGCCCTTGGGGATCGCCAGCATGGCGCCGCGAAAGGTCTCGGTCATGAAGGCGCCGTAAATGAAGCCGAGGGTCAGCACGCCAGCCATAAAGGGGTCGATGTTGACCTCGGCCTCCAGCCCCAAGCGCTCCAACAGCAGGATGAGCCCGATGGTGCCGCCGTAATAGACCAACAGCAGCAAGATCAGCTCGGGCACACCGCGCACCAACGTGGTGTAGGCCCCAGCCAGCGCCACCAGCGGCCGACGCTGCGAGAGTTTGGCCGCCGCCCCGAGCAAACCCAGCGCAATCGCCACCCCCAGCGATGCCAGCGAGACCGTGAGCGTCAGTTGCGCGCCGGACAAAACCGATAAAACGTGACCGTCCACTGCCACAGCAGGGTTAGTCGCCGTAGATGTCGAAATCGAAGTACAGGCGTGCAATCCGGTCGTACACGCCATTGGCGCGAATGGCCCGGATGGCGTTGTTCAGTTCGGTGCGCAGTTCGTCGCGTCCCTTGCGCAGGGCAATGCCCATGCCGTCGCCAAAGTAGCGCCGGTCGCGCAGTTCGGGGCCCACAAAGCCAAAGGCTCGACCTTCGGGGCGGTTCAAAAAGCCGGCCGTGACCTCGACCCGATCGGCCACCGTGCCATCCAAGCGCCCGGCCTGAATGTCGAGATAGACTTGGTTTTGCGCATCGTAGGGCACGATGATGGCACCAGCCGGGCGCAGCTGACTCATGGCGAAGCGCTCTTGGGTGCTGCCCTTGAGCACGCCGATGCGCATGCCGCGCAGCGAAGCGGGCCCAGTGAACGGGGTGCCGGTGCGCACCACGATGCCGCTGGGGGTGCTGTAGTATTTGTCGGTGAAATCGACCACGCGGCGGCGCTCGTCGGTGATCGACATCGAGCTGATGATGACGTCGTACTTGCGCGCCAGCAGGCCCGGGATCATGCCGTCCCACACCTGTTCCACGAACACACAGCGCCGGCGCATTTCGTTGCACAGCGCTTGCGCGATGTGCACGTCAAAGCCGGTGAGCTGGCCCGCCGGGGTTTTGTAGGTGAAGGGTTTGTAGGTGGCATCCACCGCCACCCGCAACACCGGCCAATTTTGGGCTTGGGCAGGCTGGGCGGCCGGGGGTGGGGGGGAGGGAGATACGGCCGGGTTTTGGGCCACGGCAAAACTGGACACAAGCGCCAGCAAGAGCGCAAAGAGTTTGAGCTTCATGAGAAAGAGCTGTCAAAAAATTGTAAGAATTCGTATTATGCCGCCCAGATCGGGCAGGTCTTTGAGCCCACTCCGAAACACCCGCAATTTAGCCCATCCACTGCCAAACTTCCATCAACGTGGCACCGCCAGCGGTGATCAGAAGCGCGAAATAGAGCAACGTGAGACACACGGCGGCATAGCCCAGCAGCAGCGCCAGCCCGTCGCGCTGCATCATGCCGGCCGACAGAAAGATCACCGCCAGCGCCGGCAAGGTGTTGCTGAAGGGGATGAGCCCAAAGGGCATCATCAGCAGCAGGCCGGCGAACACCAGCGCCAAGTTGTTGCACAGAGTGGCCGGGCCATGGCTGCTCAGCCACGGCCAGCGGTGCGGGCGGCTCAGGCGGTCGATGCGGTGCAGCCAGACCGTGGCGCGCTGCAGGCCGGCGCGCAGCGGTGCCGCCGCCAGACGGCGCCTAGCGATGCGCTGCGGCAGCCACGGTTTCCGCTGGAAGGTGCGCGTCAGGCCAATGAGCACGATCGCCAGCCCAAAGGCGGTGCTCACGCCCGGGATCGAGACCGGCACCAGAAAGATCAGCGACAAAAAGATCGTCAAAAGCATCAGGCTGTCGGGGCCCACGGCTTCGACGATGTCGTGCAGGGTCAGGTCTTGTTCGGGCAGGGTCGTGAGCACGCGCTCGATGTGCTCGACCAAGGTGTCGGGCGCATCAAGCGCATCGGCATCAGCAGCGGCGGGCATGCGTTCGTTCGTCATTTAACATAATACACATTATGGAACTTTAGGGGGCTTGGATCCAAGCCGTTCAGCGCCACACCGTGGCCGCGCTCACCCATGCGCCACGATCCGGTATGGCCCCCGATTATTCCGGAATCCGGTCTTGCTCTAGCTCTTGGCGCTTGAGGCCGCGTTTGAGCGCGGCATAAGCCGTCCACAGCAGCAAAGCCGCGCACAGGCCCAGCACGACGGCGCTGATTGGGCGCTCGATGAAGGTGCTTGGGTCGCCGCGCGACAGCAGCATGGCGCGGCGCAAGTTCTCTTCCATCATCGGGCCCAGCACAAAGCCGAGCAGCAAGGGCGCGGGCTCAAAGCGCAGCTTGAGCAAAACGTAGCCCAGCACGCCCAGCACGGCGGTCATGTAGACGTCAAACACGTTGTTGTTGACGCTGTACACGCCCAAGCAGATGAACACCAGAATGGCCGGATACAGCACGTGGTACGGAATGCGCAAAATCGAGACCCAAATGCCTACTAGCGGCAGGTTCAGGATCACGAGCATGATGTTGCCGATGGCAAAGCTCACGATCAGGCCCCAGAACAGCTCGGGCTGGGCGGTCATGAGCATCGGGCCGGGCTGGATGCCGTGGATGATGAGCGCGCCCAGCATCAGGGCCATCACGGCGTCGCCCGGTATGCCCAGCGACAGTGTGGGCACGAAGGCAGTCTGGGCGGCGGCGTTGTTGGCCGATTCGGGTGCGGTCACGCCTTCGATGGCGCCTTTGCCGAAGCGGCTCGGGTCTTTGGCGACTTTCTTTTCCACCGCGTACGACATGAAGGCGGCGATGCTGGGCCCGGTGCCGGGCAAAGCGCCCATGAAGCCGCCGATGCCCGAACCGCGCAACATGGGGCGCACCGATTGGCGCACATCTTCCCGGCTCGGGAGCATGGAGCGCAGAGTGATTTTTTCTTTGACCTCGCCGTCGCGCTTGAGGTTGACCGATGAGATCAGTTCGGCGATGCCAAACAGCGCCATGGCCAGCGCCACCAGGCTGATGGCGTCCATCAGTTCCGGGATTTCGAAATCAAAGCGCGGCACACCCGAATTGACGTCGGTGCCCACGGTGCCCAGCAGCAGGCCAAACAGCACCATGGCCAGCCCTTTGAGGGGCGAACCGGCGGCCAGCGTGGCGGCGGCGATCAGCCCCAGCAGCATGATCGAGAAGTATTCGGCGGCGCCAAACAGCAGCCCGACCTCGGCGATGCCGGGCGCAAACGCCACCAGCGCCACGATGCCCAACATGGAGCCGATGAACGAGGCCACCGTGGTCATGAACAGCGCCACGCCGGCCCTGCCCTGTTTGGCCATGGGGTAGCCGTCGAGACAGGCCACCGCAGACGATGGGGTGCCGGGCAGGTTGAGCAAAATGGATGCGGTCGAGCCGCCGTACTGGGCGCCGTAATAGACGCCGGCCAGCATCACGATCGCGGCCGTGGGCTCGAGGTGAAAGGTGATGGGCAGCAGCAGCGAAATCGCGGCCAAGGCACCGATGCCGGGCAGCACGCCGATGAGCGTACCCAGAAAAACGCCGATGAAGCAGTACAGCAAGATCTCGGGTTGCATCGCTGTCTGCAAACCCAGCAACAGTCCGCTGGCGATATCCATGGTGGAGCCTTAAGTTTTTTATAGTGTTTGTGGAGGGATTGGGGTGCTTTTTTAATGGCTCCAAGGCCAAGTGGGCAGGTTCATGCCCAAGCCCAGAATGAACACCAACCAAGTGACTGCGGCCACACCCAAGGCCGTGAGGATGCGGGTTTTGATGCCCACGGTGGCCAGCGACAGCGGCAGCGTGGCCACCATCACCATCACCATGCTGGTGAAAATCAGCCCCAATGGGCGCAGCAAAAAGGCAAATACCAGCAGCGACAGGGTGACGAAAAACAGGGCCTTGTAATCGAGCCCCAGCGGCCCGGCACGGGGGCGAAACAAGGCCGGCAGCGCGATCAGCAGGCCCATCACGGCCAGCCCGGAGCCGAGCACGATCGGGAAGAACCCCGGCCCCATGCTGCGCAGGCTGCCGAGGTCGAGGTTGATGTAGGCGTAGATGGCGGCAAAGGCGCCGATGGCCAGCATGATCAAGCCGCCTAAAAGGTCGTGTAGGTCTTTGTTGCGCATGGGGTGAGCCTTGGTAGGGTCTGAAGGTATCGGATACTGCCCAGATTGGAACCGCAAAAGGGCCGCCTTGGTTTAAGTAATTGCACGTATCGACTGCAGCCACCGCCGTACGCCTTGCTGCACAAGCGCGGCGATGCGGCAGCGGCAGCTAAGCGGGGTGTGTTTGGGCTGCGTTACCAGGTGCCGCGGCCCTGCTGCGCCCGCACGCTGGCGGCAATCGCTTCGGCCACGTCGGCGCGGCGCGCCAGCATGGCAAAGTCGATGGCGTTGAGGCCTTGCTGGTTGCGCGCCAGCGGTTCGGCGCCCTCGCGCAGCAGCAGCTCGACGACCTCGCGCCGGCCGTAGTGCGCTGCCAGCATCAGCGGCGTGCTGCCGTTGGGCGAGCGCGCGTTGATGAAGGCGTGGTGCTCCAGCAGCAGCTGCGCGATGGGCAGCGCCCGCTCGCCGTCGTGGCTGGCGGCGTAGTGCAGCGGCGTCCAGCCGGGGTGGTTGACTTGGGCGCGGCGCTCGAGCAGGCGCTGCACCAGATCGAGGTGGCCGCGGATGGCGGCGAGCATGAGCGCGGTTTCGCCCGCCGGGTTGCGCGCTTCGAGATTGAGCCCGGGCTGCTCGCTCAGGTGGCGCGCCACGCGCAGCGAATCGGTCTGAATGGCCAGCACCAGCGGCGGCACCAGATCGGGATTGGGTGCGTTGATATCGAAGCCGCGCAGTTGCAGCTCGATAATCGGGCCGACGTCGTCGCGGCTGATGGCCATGAAGAAGCGCTCGAAGGAGCCGGTTTGGGCCATTGCCGGGCCCGACAAAGCAGCGCAAAAAATAGCTAAAACAATTAGTTGTAAAAGCTTTTTCA
This sequence is a window from Serpentinimonas maccroryi. Protein-coding genes within it:
- a CDS encoding type I restriction-modification system subunit M gives rise to the protein MNQDLKKTLWTAADKLRSSMDAAEYKHIVLGLIFLKYISDAFDERRAELDAAFADESHDLYLPDDDRALATEERDYYTMVNCFWVPGPARWETIRAKAKQADIGTRIDGALDAIEADNPRLKGILDKRFGRAQLEPGKLGELIDLISTIGFTSSEGHQAKDLLGEVYEYFLGQFANAEGKKGGQFYTPASVVKVLVEVLAPHKGKVYDPCCGSGGMFVQSEKFIESHGGKFGDISIYGQEANPTTWRLVAMNLAIRGMDFNLGKEPADTFHRDQHPDLKADYVLANPPFNISDWGGGRLLDDKRWVHGTPPAGNANYAWLQHILHHLGPRGQAGVVLANGSMSSNLNSEGEIRRAMVEADVVEVMVALPPQLFFNTQIPACLWFLAKDKSKDGRDRRGEVLFIDARKLGRMDTRVTRVFDDEDVHRIATTVHRWRQSGEAGSDEPYADVLGFCRAVKLAEIVEHGHVLTPGRYVGAEATDDDDEAFNEKMERLTAQLAEQMAKGAELDAVIREKLGGLGYAV
- a CDS encoding cyclic nucleotide-binding domain-containing protein encodes the protein MNHAPEPISFELPAKKISTQRASRPIVGAAAALSISIPHAIGVGLLAFAPLATLGSFSFLALWSAAVPGALLTLLARSKGVVYGPSTAVALLFGGMLALVIDAGAAASITAAQALAITGVFAALGFVLQSLIAWSGLARMARFIPVAVTQGFAAGVGLSLILAQIKGLYFISGAHWGALLGWHVGIAMAVVALSHVLQRLWPRFPTLLIAVTLVALPWLFWAPGVELRMAAEQAVFMLPVVPDWWAAPWWLVIDRVGFQLASLALLMAVVNSLEVLVYHQHLEVEHGQRTAHGPVLGREGWVGVGCALVGMIPASTSLSRSLTALFYTGKPSLRAGQWHALAMIAVAVSGYLWLPWVPMAVLMGALLITGVRMIPPPLWGLFQTREGRGGRLQAWVVALVFVGSSGALALLAGLLVATLDLLRASGEHAIRRIHLEGKLRSRHVRGPQDEGWLAPRMATVAVFELQGIVSFGVAAQVVEQVRSHLNGHRCVILDASRAPSWDETGCLHLIALAHELQKQNVALLLCGVHGLAAQRMARLHTYIDLDHALEWAEDQILASRPAAAAQADSAQADSVQADSVQADSVQAAALGELSDGLDPAQQAALRALMNSQRYAPGAVIIRQGERERTLLWVAAGTVTLSTSEVPEQGLRLSVIGAGAVFGEMAFLNGIARTAYAHAGAHGAVLSSLSWERFQQWSRDDPEGALLFITALARMGIRRLGGISQELRAAME
- a CDS encoding SAM-dependent methyltransferase — its product is MSRSAPLGTLYLVPTPLDFGCLDPAEAAPPLEHSLPLLTIQTAARLEHWVCENAKSTRAFLKRVGQVVPLSQPLQAQQIVELPREVHKKGDHDPHQGHNATALLAPALQGHDVGLVSEAGMPGIADPGASVLRAAHQLGLPVAPLVGPVSLMLALAASGLNGQRFAFVGYLPQESTARVQRIRELEALALRSGQTQICIETPYRNPALLDSLLTTLQAQTRLALCAGLGLPQQAIHSASVGAWKPHRPRLPLELPTVFLFGREMAGGRRAASRSGQSPIITPWRRAALVRFPPGAGCPCAPGL
- a CDS encoding Maf family protein, which encodes MTVAPSSPFSPSPALPAAALASALNRPLILGSSSPYRRELLQRLQLPFAVVVPDVDESPLPGEAPAALAQRLALAKAQAVAERHPQALVLGSDQVAELHAQALGKPGNHERARDQLRRMSGQSVCFHTAVALVCLESGYSGSALAPVRVQFRPLLDDEIERYLQAEQPYDCAGSAKSEGLGIALLERIESDDPTALIGLPLIRTAQLLRQAGVALP
- a CDS encoding ABC transporter ATP-binding protein, which produces MSLPTPSKLEVIDLHKRYGSHEVLKGVSLKAHAGDVISIIGSSGSGKSTLLRCINLLEKPHQGRIIVAGEELHLRPTRTGELEAASAQQLQRLRTRLAMVFQSFNLWAHMTVLQNIIEAPVHLLKLPREQAVQTARLYLERVGLSGVEDRYPAHLSGGQQQRVAIARALAVEPEVMLFDEPTSALDPELVSEVLRVMQQLAVEHRTMVVVTHEMGFAREVSNHLIFLHQGRIEEQGDPREVLARPQSERLAQFLAGSLK
- a CDS encoding ABC transporter permease; the encoded protein is MNWDVLLLPETLALYAEGLVTTLWLLAGSLFFGGALSLLLALALTSRVAALRWLAGAYTYCIRGTPLLIQIFLIYYGIAQLEWIQARWDAVWPWTMFKDAFFCALLALALNNAAYTAEMLAGAMRETAPGELEAAQAMGMSRWQIQRRIVLPSALRRTLPAYGNEVVMMLHSTSLASTVPALIDLTAAASRIYADFFLPFEAFLFAAAIYLCITFMLVGVFKALEWRFLGHLRPRSH
- a CDS encoding ABC transporter permease gives rise to the protein MDGHVLSVLSGAQLTLTVSLASLGVAIALGLLGAAAKLSQRRPLVALAGAYTTLVRGVPELILLLLVYYGGTIGLILLLERLGLEAEVNIDPFMAGVLTLGFIYGAFMTETFRGAMLAIPKGQAEAAWAFGMSPARTFFRITLPQMVRYALPGFTNNWLVLIKATALVSLIGLHDVTFHAMQAGAATREPFYFLLLAAAVFLAYTTVSLWALRALNRRYALGSTQVSL
- a CDS encoding transporter substrate-binding domain-containing protein gives rise to the protein MKLKLFALLLALVSSFAVAQNPAVSPSPPPPAAQPAQAQNWPVLRVAVDATYKPFTYKTPAGQLTGFDVHIAQALCNEMRRRCVFVEQVWDGMIPGLLARKYDVIISSMSITDERRRVVDFTDKYYSTPSGIVVRTGTPFTGPASLRGMRIGVLKGSTQERFAMSQLRPAGAIIVPYDAQNQVYLDIQAGRLDGTVADRVEVTAGFLNRPEGRAFGFVGPELRDRRYFGDGMGIALRKGRDELRTELNNAIRAIRANGVYDRIARLYFDFDIYGD
- a CDS encoding exopolysaccharide biosynthesis protein, which produces MTNERMPAAADADALDAPDTLVEHIERVLTTLPEQDLTLHDIVEAVGPDSLMLLTIFLSLIFLVPVSIPGVSTAFGLAIVLIGLTRTFQRKPWLPQRIARRRLAAAPLRAGLQRATVWLHRIDRLSRPHRWPWLSSHGPATLCNNLALVFAGLLLMMPFGLIPFSNTLPALAVIFLSAGMMQRDGLALLLGYAAVCLTLLYFALLITAGGATLMEVWQWMG